Proteins encoded within one genomic window of Bradyrhizobium sp. AZCC 1719:
- a CDS encoding (R)-mandelonitrile lyase, which produces MQITRSGSQPSRKGEAKYFTGNVRIDPLFQAPNPARAGAGSVTFEPGARTAWHTHPLGQTLIITAGVGWVQGEDGPVEEVRPGDVVWIAPGLKHWHGATPTTAMTHIAVNEMQDGKNVDWLEHVTDEQYRR; this is translated from the coding sequence ATGCAGATCACACGATCCGGCTCGCAACCATCCCGCAAGGGAGAGGCGAAGTATTTCACGGGCAATGTACGGATCGATCCCCTTTTCCAGGCGCCAAATCCTGCGCGCGCCGGCGCGGGAAGCGTTACGTTCGAGCCGGGAGCCCGCACCGCCTGGCACACGCATCCGCTCGGTCAGACGCTCATCATCACTGCGGGGGTCGGCTGGGTTCAGGGCGAGGACGGCCCCGTCGAGGAAGTGCGACCCGGCGACGTGGTGTGGATCGCTCCTGGTCTCAAGCATTGGCATGGCGCGACGCCGACCACGGCGATGACTCATATCGCGGTCAACGAAATGCAGGATGGCAAGAACGTCGACTGGCTGGAGCACGTCACCGACGAACAGTACCGAAGATGA